TGACAACTTACCTTGTACAGTGAACTCTCAATCTCAGCCTGTCCAATATTACGTTTGCTTGCCACTGGCTGCTGgtgcttttgttgtggttgctgctgctctacCGGCCTGGCATCAGACTCAGCTTTAAGTTTCTCTTCGGCGGTTGCTAACTCTTCAGCAAGACTTCGATTCAAATGTTGAGTGGGACTTAAAGCCCCCCACATGTTAAAGCTCAGCTTAGCCAGCCTCCATTGCTCCAAAAAATAGGGAATGGCCGACTCTCGTAAATTCCCAATAATTTGTCGAGAGATAAGCAAACCAGCCAATTGCTGTGAGGGTGAATGGTAagatcaaaatattatataaagtgATATGATATTTCTACATAGGCCTGTATAAATGATAGATACTGAGCGGATACAACTTACCTCCTTCAGCTTGTCTTCATCGCGTAGGTAGAAAGCAATGTAAAAGAGTGAGAGGAACGAGTTGACGAATTGAAAGAGAGCCACCTTAGCTATTAAATGATTCTCGTATTTGGACTGCAGTCGATAATTTTCTATACATAATAAGAGAAAGCCAATAATAGTAAGTGTTTTTGTAAGCTTCAGTTAAGCATTACCTCGATCATTAAGCCAAACGGCCAACTTGAAATAGGCCTCATCCATCAAAGTAATTGCACCGGCCAGTAAAACTTTCGGAATCACACTTAAACAGCATAGAACGCTCTCCTCCGGAAGTTTGGAGTCCCACCAATCCTAGCGTATAAACAATTAACCGATAATGGCGGATTTatataatcaaatttgttgtattttttataaacttcCATAAATAGATTGACAAGCAAACAGTTGTTAATAAAACTCTTAAAAAGACCGGTAATTAGCTTATTTGTCCGGTATTAGTTCTCCGCATAAATCTTCAATCAATACTCATTTAGCAATACCTCAACTTTATTTAGCTATACACCAAAATATTTCCGTGATTCGACTCTTATATGTAATTTAGTGGAATTCTGAGAGCTATTTTTTATATCTATGTCCGTCTGCCCCTCTGTCTATAAgaaatagagctatattttttcaaaagcACTAGTAACTTGTGCACGCAGACcaagtttgttttagatttttgtaAAATCCGGAAACCGAAaagcaagcgtaatttttatgattcctgaaacaTTGGTTTTAATCggtaaaaattgtttaaggtatttaagaaataattcgAAATGACCAACAACGGCTTCTCCAGTCgggtcttaattgctttaGTTCATAATCTGGCTTATCTTGtaccctatggtatattttaaatgtaatagtatggatataccaaattcagcttttggtatattttactatttttgaatatattaatttagtatattataataattccGCACTGTACTGCTGTGTTCTATGTGTGCAATAAAGAAACCTTGAGCCCCCCGTTGTTTAAGCAAATAATTCTACATAATGTATTTCGAACAATGTTAGTACGACACATCAGTGAcaaatctaataaatataattgatttatggattatgaaaaataaacaaatttttaaatattttaaattaaaaggggtgtatttattatgattgcATCGAATAACGTTGGCGATtcgtaaaaataatatgaaatgtatAGAATTATgagtaataataacaaagttaaataaatataaaaaccttGTGCAAATTATACATGCATTGCGGAATTCCTTTATCGGGTATATTATGGTGATCCAGCCAATCCTGtgaaaaagaacaacaaacaaacgaaagaACGGAAGATAATAGTTCAATGATGCatgataaatgataaatacataaatacttcTGTTATTACCCTTTATAAGTGGCATACAGATATTGGCATGATTCTACACACAAAGTCTAATAAATatgctttataattttttcaatgaTGCGTGCTACATACTAAGTCGGCTAGATGCTTAATATTTTGTTCAATGATACGTGATAATTGATAAATACATAACTGCTTCACTACTTCTGCTATTACCCTGCATTTGTCGACACGACCCTACATAAATGCTTTATAATCTTGCAGCGGCAACTGCAGTCAAAgtactaaacaaattaaatttaaaatttgaaaattattttcgatGGGATAGTCTGTGTATGTAATCGACATAGAAACCCATCCCTACATAaatgttgattgttgttgtgagtATGTTAAATTGATATTCTTGTTTACTGCCATTAATTTAACTTGTGAATTGTTTGTGAATGTCAAGTGCGAGTGTTCAGCCTTTGCGTGAACCCGTGAGAGcatcaatcaaattaaataaacaaataaaattcaacaaattaatCTCATGAATGCTTACAAGCACAAACATAGGCGTTTAAAACAACACATCCGCTGGATCACCTAACTAATAGTCAAtccgcaacacacacacacagacctATACCCTATACCCTACTTTTGCAACACGAAATATTAATGAACCTGATACGAGTATTTCAATACATGGGGTAATTAATGGGAAATAACTCGTAGGTGCACCGAACTAAACTCTAGCAAAcgtataaaatgaaaaaactcACCTGAAATCTCAACATTAAAAACATCACAACAAACACTAAGCAGAGGCACAGACCAATTACAGGAAAGCTGACCAAATAGCGAAAGGCTCGCCGCTGCCATGCAGGAGCTTCTTTAGGTTCCAATCTTCCTGTCACATTGTTTTCTTCCAAAGGACCCTATTAAATTGCGCCTTAGAACcagtaaattattaaatttcaattatctCACCTTGTAGAGAGGCCTGGGCGGTTCAAGAAGTTCGGGTGGAGTTGATAAAGTTCCCCAGCGAAAGGCCAATTCCACGGAGTAGCGTTTCCAAGCCTCTAGATAGAGTGATGCCCAGGCTACATTGAAGAGCGAGAATAGCACATGGCCCATATCCTGAGCTATTTGGCCCTTGCCCCACAATATGCCGTAGAGTATAGTGCCAAATACGGCCGGCACACCCAATGCGCATGTGTAGTGGCCCAACCATGCAAAGTAGAGTGCAACCTTTACACCAAAATATGCTGCAATATCGTCTAATGGTTGGGGGGCACAGATTTGCTTGACCCAATGTGTTTGTAACTGCGCCAGAGAACCGCTCTCGTGCAAGGGAAAGACCTGTGTTATCAGTCCAGACTCCTGCCAAGCGGCAACAATACTTTGAccttcagcaacagcagcgcgaCCCTGTAGAGCGTCAATGTCACTGCATCCAGCGCGCAGTCCTTGTAGAACCTGTAACACTAACCACTGGCGCTCTTGAGATGTAAACAAAGCTGTGCTGCCCACATCGCCCCGCAATTGTTGGAAGCAGTGACTTTCGCGGGTTGTAAATTCACGCAATGCCCCTCCTAGATCTGGACGCAACCGCTTTGGCAGGCGAGCTTCCTCCGCTGCTCTGAAAAGTCTACGTAGAGAACAAACAATACAGTGATTCTGTCTCGGTTATTCGATTAGTCTTTATAgtcaattcaaattgtttcttttttttgttttctaactTGGCCACTTATAATtcataccaaagactataaaatacatacacaatAAAATAACTTCAGTTGGTTTGAGCTCATGCACTCATTACACGACGAGAAGTTTCGGCCTGGGCTGGGCTGACGAAATAAGTTAATGTTACTATTTATCTTAAAATGTGGATTTTATGTGGATTGAACGAAATTTCATTCTATAGTCTATGGGTCTGCTTAAGAATTAcagttatatttatacatCCAAAAATCAACGGAAAGGCTTGGAGGTCACCCTAACAGCCTGGTGACCTAACGCCGAGTCATCGGACTACTGTCAGGAGAAGACTAAAACTCTATCATCCTCAAGACCTGCTGGCTCGGGTCTTGACCTAATGTTTACCAGCAATACTATACATAAATTTTTCGTATATCCTTATGTTCAATTTACagtatataatttgtatatagcttatatttattatgtgctgctgacataatttattttctgcttagaatttctgatttgtttaaattgcTCAGTTAGGTAGCAGCTATCTTTGTTACCATTTcgttattatttcaaataaaaaaaatatatttatatatatttatacatcaCTTAAATGCACTTACATATTAACTGGAGCGCTCACGTAAAAGGCATTGCGGCTGGAGCTCTCGTGGGCCTTAACCTGGACTAAAAGACCTAATCCAGCAGGCGGCTGAGAACGTATGCGGGCGAGTAACCAACGCAAGGCCTCGTCTGGGGCATCCTCGGGAAATTCAATGACAACATCGCACTGGGTGGGTATTTTGTTAAGCCAAAGCCGACGTGGCGTCATAAGGTGTCCTGCATAAGGTACTTTGCGGCGTAATTGGCGGGAAGCTATGACGAAGCGAATTGAGAAACGCAAATTAATTGTTTCAGGGAAACtggcaaagaaaaacaaagcagACAAGCACCTCTAATTCAGAACAATTCcttctattaattttaatgaaagaCGACATATTAATGCGAAAATcagcaaaatattgtttattaaaaatatacaaacaatgATAACACTATCCAaacttcaataaatataaagataaTATAGACACAAAGAATatgtaacatatgtatatgtatgtacatatgtatatgcaaatgaaaactCAGTGGAACACACAAATGACTGCCACTAAACACAGAACACTAACATATCtactatttaattaaattaaataaataaaaaatatattctatttgTTTATCGCCAACAGATTCAAGATTTTGACCGTCTTTATATTTTGGCTAATACTTTAAACTATTAAATGAATACCGGCtacaaagaaaaagtaaatgaTAAGAGACATCTTAACGAAGTGGAGggattttttaattacttatacaaaataaaacctcAGTTGGCTATCATCATATATTGTGGTCTTCAAGTAGCTGGCGATTATCGAGCAAAGTAATTTGTAAGAGTTTTATAAACTAGTAAACCGCCCACATacctaattaaattgaatcaGTTGTTTTCCCCAACAAACTTAAGAACCTGTAATTACGTGCGTCCAAGAGACGATGgcattttaaaatagtatACTGGGAAGACGGGGAGACAAGTTTACGTTTTAAGTATCACACgctcattttatttgtattagtaAAAAATACAAGCAGAAGTACCTTGTTTAACGAACTGTCGAGTTCGCCACCCAAAGTAATCTAATTGATTTAGCAAtgatgatatatgtattttccAAAAGAAGGGCTTGagaaacatataaaaaaaagctgtTACCGCCACCCCCAGGGTATCACAGACACTAAAAGAGATAGACCTATATTTTTTCCGACAGCACTTTTCACTTAtacacgcagatcaagtttgtttaataGAATAGCATGCGTAGCATGAAGCTTAAGTCACGATTTAGTACATAAAATCACATCTCCAGTCTTTATGATTCTTGTCAATTTGGTTGCGCATATATCAGCAACTATTCTACTATTGTAGTAGTAGACGGTTTTATCATACAAAAGCGTTCTTAATCTTTAATCTTTAATCTTTTCTTAAATGTCATGAACTTTTTTTGTACACCCAATATATGACTACACACTACAGCTAAACTAAAGTTTACAGAATATGCATATGAGCATTTCCATAAAATTAaacgtaaataaatttatgtatgtaaataatgttattcattttattttttgttgctacaTTTTTGAAAAGGAAGTcacaaatatattctttttcaGATTTCCCACCCTAAAGTGCTGTTTTCCCCGGATTTTATTCATCAATTTCAATCAAGATCCTTGCACCAATAACAATCTAGAAACAAAATAGGAACAAAATAGAAAcagcaataaaacaaacatcGCATAATTGTACAAATTTTCTCAAACTTGTAGAAATTTGCTCACATTCGCTGTAACGctataattaacaaaattgtaaaattaattaagcgatagcaatactacaaaataaagcTACTAATAGAACATTGTGGTATCTTAGAAATGACTGGAAATGcccatataaataattaaggcATTGTCTTAAttcctatatatgtatgatacatacatagatgtaAAGTTTTCGATTTTCTTACCGTTTTCAATTGTCTCTTTGGCACAGGATATTAATTTGCCTTTGCGACGTCTCAAATTCGATTCAAAATTGTTGTCTTCGGTAAAATCATCATCTCGCGTTATAACCTCACTAGCTCCAGAGGTGCCATCCTcaccagctgttgttgttgactccGACACTTCCTCTGAGAACTGACGGACTGCATAGCTATGAAAGACATTACCTTTGCCTCCACCACCGCCACGCATCGTACTCTCAAAATGTTGGCTCATTTTGggccaaataaaaataacaaatctttcttttgttatttaatttttctttgatttccGTATCTGTGattttttcttataattttagtttcattgcttaaaatgttataatttttatattggaCGATATCACGTGAttaccaacaaaatattaaatcctGCGGAATAttgttcattatttatttttttcagtagtacaaatataaaatgtcGATTACAATTTATAGGAAGAGAACGCAAtcataaaatactatatgtaaAGAAATGGTGTAATaagaaaaaagctaaaaacacGCAACagaaaattttattaagaGAGTTTATTAGGTTTGTATTCCTTCTACCGGCTAGAAAAAGGGTGGCTTTTTGTGAATTTTGCTCAGAAATATTGAGTCCAGTTACTGTTCAACGATAGTCAAGGGTTCAATGTGCGTGGGAGTCacttaactatttttttttaatagtaattcaaagaaaaagcgacaacaaaaacGGAAGCACTAGAAATTGTCTACTTATTTCATAATCGCAACGACCCATTTAGGTTAATCCGTTTCACTCAGATAAAAACGAACCACTTAGGGTGgcatttacttaaaaaaaagtattgcatACCTCTAAGGGcgtcattaaaaattaagctTGAGCACCGCTGCCTGCTTGTGCAAATTGCAgtagaatttaattattaaattaccAACAATTCTATAACAATTATCTGACGGACACAAATTGTACACGTTTTCACTTTGGAAAATGCCACTACAGACTGAAATGTAGCAAAGTTGCTGCGCCCAGCTCATCATAGGAAAGAGCGCGCTCGTGGTGAGTTTCTAACTTATCGATTTTGTTCTGTGAGTTCTCGTGAGGTCGCTACATGCGTGcgagataaaataaaaacagagaAACACATATTCGCAttgccttttttgttttcatacaCAACTTTTGTCGAGAGCTAAAGAAGACGCTTGCAGAAAGCTAGCAGAAACTAGAAAGAAGCCAGACAAGAATACCGACTCCATGACTCATTTCGCAATATCAACTCATTTGAACATATTAAATCTATGTTATTATCTTTAGGttaattcaaaatcaattagtatgttaatatatcattaaagtacaatttttaaagacaaaattacatttatctTAAGGATTCGCGCAACATTataattcaacaatttcaaaaattatgaaattaaattataatataattttagacaaatattttttaaatcgatTTTAGAGGTGTGAGCACACAACATTTTTGGTTGGCGGTGAAAAATTGAAGCTGACAGATGAAAAAGGACGCGTTCTATTGTTTAGCTTCGTTATGTCGGTTAACACTCgtgcaaaaaatatttataaattcattggGGTAGGGTAGTGTGACCAAATTCGGTGAGAACAAAAAACTTTAGGCTTTCTAATTTTGACCCGATGAGAATATTGTGAATGGCAATTTTCTCAGCGCTAAATAAATGTAACTCCAAATGTTTGAAGTTTACACCTGCTGTAGTCCTTATTCCATTGTTTactcattttaataatacttagACGAAATCAAAGCTGTCTATACttcttattttacttttaagcAAAAGCGGCACCGCACATACAGGACCAAGAATTTTAAGCTCAGAACTTGTAATAATGTCAAAAGAGGCCGAGTGCTCAGATTTAGGTAATAAAAGTCATTCGcgatattcttaaaaaaaaaaaaaaactttcaagTCCGCCTCcataatttacaataataatgaatttaaaaatggtTACTTTTTTgtcttaaaaaaaagtattgagTCTATTAAGCctcagacaaacaaacaattttcagcaagttgaaaataatttgcattttttttagttttgcaacTTGCAAGTTCATTTTTAGCAGCAAAATGGTTTCACTAGTGTTTATGCGTGTAAATTTGATTGCAGCAGTCAAGTTGCTGCCAATTTTTTCGCATCGTTTGTACTTCAGATAATTAAGAAACCATTTTAAAACCCTTATTACTATGTAGCTATTAATCTAAAAATCAATGCTGCCCAATTGTGAGATTTAGAATTAaccaaattgtttaattggttttaataaataaattacttttgtcCTTTTTTTAGATAGAGCAACTCAGGATCAACTTTCGAATAGTTGCAACAACTTAGGATATAAATGAACTCGTGACCCATAgcgcaattttaaagctacccatagcttaattttaaagctagagctgcgaatttgtgtatacaataataacaatagtaattGTGATACCTGAattgatttggttgcgataaAAATtctagaagttattaaagaaatacttttgtatctacATGTTCGCCTATATTGGCAACAAGGATGAACACGACAACAATTGCTCGTGTCGTAGATGTTTAGAAATAAATACCGACTGCATAAACACTGCGATGGCTCTGCGAGTTCAAGTCCCGGTCGGGAatgtttttactattttttaatattttgtgacaTATTgttttggtaaattttaagaatattaacacaatatttagattttactcaaaatgtgtagcgggtatctcacagtcgagcacattcggctgtagctttcttacttgttttaatttatgcaatggCGAAGCAAATATCATTAGAGCGAGAGAACGCACACGagtgttttattataaataagttacaagtgaaatttatgagttaaaatttaataattgcaattacagATTCACCATTTAAGAATTTtagttgcaaataaaatagcaaaataacACAAACGAGAACGCGAACGAACAGaatcaaataaaagaaagGAACGGATATAGATTTTATGCATATGGAGGGCACATGTAGATTAGTAAGATTAAGTAacaaatagtatttaattgaaaaagtgaTAGAATCAATCACTGATACAATCAATCTTAAAGAGACCATAGAGAAAGGCCACTCGAAGATACAATATCTCAGCTAAAAAAGTTAAGTATTTGGAAAGAATGGGCAGATATGTTTTAAGGCAAAAGCAACTGATTTTATGGAAATAattcttgtatttattttttaacgatttgaaataaaattcataatattattGAACGAAATGGACgaataatacatttttcatttgcattagTGATATATAAGGGCTTGTGATTCATATTAATATGGTAAAAATAATGGTTCGTTGTCGTTACATAGTATATAAACTAAGCTATCATATACATAGACTACTGTCAACAAACATAAAACTAGGtctgaatttttaatttggtattacCAATTTTCTTCATCCTCCAAATTGTCAGCAGGTGTATTGAAAGCCTGTAACATTAACTTGTTTTATCCATTGAACGAaagcaaatttcattaaacttACCCCTCCTCCACGAACATCAACTGTGTTGAAGTTTGAGCGATTGGAACTGCTACCGCCACCGATTTCATTTAGAAAATCCGGAACATCTTGATCGGAACCCTTCAGAATTTTAATCAAATCGCCAGCGATAAGACGATCCTGATCAGGATCAAAAAATGAAGTGGCACGTCCACTGTTGCCCACACGACCCGTGCGTCCAATACGATGCACGTAATCATCAATGTTTGTAGGCATATCATAGTTAATTACATGcttcacatttttaatatctgaaaaaataccataattaTATGGTCAATCAGGAATAAATTGGTAGCTATCACTGACTACTTACCAAGCCCACGGGAGGCAACAGAGGTAGCAATAAGAACTTTCATGGTGCCATTTTTGAAATCGCGCAAAGCCTGTTCGCGTTGACTCTGTAAGCGATCGCCATGAATAGATGTAGTTGGAAACTCAGTTTCAGAGAAAAATGAGGCTAGAAAGTCTGCTCCACGTTTTGTCTCTACGAAAACAATGGTACCTTCAGCACCCTCACGCAAGATTTcctataaacaaaattgtgtttaattttaaaacaaacagaaatatGATTTGACTTACCATCAATTTGGAGCGCTTGCTAAACTTGTTAACCTCAAAAATGTCTTGTTTTACATCTGAGCAGGCACCTCCCACTACGCCAAtagtaacaaaaatataatccTTAAGAAACTCGCCAGCCAAACGCTGAATTTGCTCTGGAAATGTAGCAGAGAACATCAAAGTCTGATGTTCTGGGTGCATAGTTTGATGATGCATGATTTTGCGCATACTCTCCGAAAAGCCCATGTCCAACATACGATCAGCCTCGTCAAGAACAATGTATCGAATGTTGTCAAACATTATAAATGTGCGTTCAACAAAATCAAGCAAACGACCTGGAGTGGCAATCAGCAAATGACAACCCTTGTTAATCGCCTCATTTTGATGCTTAACCGATGTCCCTCCATAAACCAAACTAATCTTGAGATAAGTTGTATACGCAAACTTTCTTGCTTCATTGAAAATTTGGATCGCGAGCTCTCGAGTTGGTGACACAACTACCGCAAGCGGTTTGCCAATTTCTAGATCAGAAGGCTCATCAAGAATGTTTGTCAGTATGGGCAGCAAGAATGCAGCTGTCTTTCCAGATCCAGTCTGGGCGCAAGCCATCAGATCGCGTTTTCCAGCAATCACTGGTATTGAAACCTTTTGTATGGGAGTGGGAACTTTGTAACCAGCTTTAGTCACATTTTCCACCAAAATTTCGCGAAGTCCGGCTTGGTCAAACCGTTTAATCGATGTTGGCACATTCTCACCAGTCACCTTTAACAACATTAGATTTAgtttagaaaataatttatatcttATTAGATCACCTTAACGGGAATATTGTCATATTTAGAGAAGTTAATCCCAGACATAATTCCAGTGCTAAACATCTCCGTTTCATCGTTAGTCGGTTCAGGAGGGATATAAAATTCTCTAGCCTTCTTTTCACCTTCCTCGCCATTATCAGCATGATTGTTATTCATGTCACCAGCTCCTTCGCGACGACGACGCTCACCTATTGGgttaaatttacaaaacgaTTTTAAAAAACAGGCTTGCAGAAATTAATACCTTGGATCTATGCACattctatatttaaaacaaaaaaaatacgaatatgTTTAAGCCTTTCAagtatcaaatttaaataggACAATGACgtgttgatgctgatgaaaaatgttttcaatgaAATCAAGTTGTTGgttttaaagaatatttgtgCAACCgatattttttatggttttaatGGAAGTTTCATTGCGcaatattgaatttttcatacatataaattgtattctaaaaaagaagtcaaaattataaatttagatTCCTTAGAGaccattttcaaaaattttaaaaaataaaaactatttttgtttagAGAACcttaattatattcaaataaaaatatgtaaatgaataAGTGCAAAGAATAATTAAGTTATTGAAATTacactttaattattatttaaaaaaaagcataagGAATTTAACATAAGGATGAAATGTATCCGTCTTTGCTGATATTAATGAGGTTCGCAGCTTTAAGCTCCAATAAGATTCGAAAAGCAATAGCTGCCTCCATCCTCGTTTTGATGAATGCCACCGAACGCATGTCGACCCTTGGTTGCATGACGAGCGCACAGATCAAACTGTGTGCAACGCTCCTCTTCAATGCTGGCATATCTTTAACAATAATCGGATCGTATGTGTACAAGGCAGGTATTGAGATATAATGTGGTCTGCCTCCCTCTTTGGGTTTCGTAAGTTCAGTTCCATTTCTCGGATTGCCATCAATTATTAGATTGGCCTGTACTTGTTCAGCACCCACTTGTCTATAATTGTCTACCATCAACCGAAGTAAATTATCGTGCTTGATAATAAACTTTAAGTCTTCTAGGTTGTTGCCATATAAACGTTCTTGGATGCACTCCTGtttctgctgtggctgttgcggAGTATCATTGGCATTCGACATCGAATCATCTATGAGTCGCGTTGATGGGGTGATCATTGCTTGCGTTACGTTGGGAGTGCTGCTTTCAATTGTATGATTTCTTAGTCCGCCACACAGGCTCACACTTTCTGGTGGTCgaattatttcaattgatgTCACTATCGGTCTATCTGGCAAATTGTCTGAACAGA
This window of the Drosophila albomicans strain 15112-1751.03 chromosome 2L, ASM965048v2, whole genome shotgun sequence genome carries:
- the LOC117563506 gene encoding ATP-dependent RNA helicase vasa yields the protein MSDWEDEPSNAVASQVDKFNGAPPKSNDVAEWSDCEENNDNGGDDKGDNKTGYRARRDDGGNGYRERRNNGEAGFRGHRHKDNEGGERRRREGAGDMNNNHADNGEEGEKKAREFYIPPEPTNDETEMFSTGIMSGINFSKYDNIPVKVTGENVPTSIKRFDQAGLREILVENVTKAGYKVPTPIQKVSIPVIAGKRDLMACAQTGSGKTAAFLLPILTNILDEPSDLEIGKPLAVVVSPTRELAIQIFNEARKFAYTTYLKISLVYGGTSVKHQNEAINKGCHLLIATPGRLLDFVERTFIMFDNIRYIVLDEADRMLDMGFSESMRKIMHHQTMHPEHQTLMFSATFPEQIQRLAGEFLKDYIFVTIGVVGGACSDVKQDIFEVNKFSKRSKLMEILREGAEGTIVFVETKRGADFLASFFSETEFPTTSIHGDRLQSQREQALRDFKNGTMKVLIATSVASRGLDIKNVKHVINYDMPTNIDDYVHRIGRTGRVGNSGRATSFFDPDQDRLIAGDLIKILKGSDQDVPDFLNEIGGGSSSNRSNFNTVDVRGGGAFNTPADNLEDEENW